The bacterium genome includes the window TAGTCCCAAATCATGGTCAAAAGGGTGACAAAAATGGGACAGAAGATGGACAAAAGCCCCCCCAAAAGAGTGACAAAAGATGGACAGAAATAGGACAAAAGTTGGACAGAAAGGGACGCCTCTTGAGGTCAGAATTGGATATTAGTGATCAGATTTAGAAAAAAACGTCATGAACCATCAACGTCATTGCGAGACGGCTCCCAGCCGACGAAGCAATCGCCCAAAACCAGGCGATCCTGTCGGTCGCTACCTTTGATTTAAATTAATCTGCTTATTAAGCCCATGCGGCACCTGGCCGCTCACTCAGAGATGACGTTGGTGTGAAAGGGGTACCCCCGTTATCTAAGAACTACGACCTTACGGATGATACTGGCCTTCCCTGCCGCGAGCTTAATAAAATACACCCCGGACGAGAAACTCGACTTCATCGCCACTTGACCTTCGCCTTGAACCCGGTAGCTCTCGATACGACGGCCCGCGGGGTCGAAAAGGCTGATGGTTCCCTGTCCGCTATTAGGGATTGAGTAAGAAACAATAAGTGAGGAAGGCGGACGTAACAATTCCTCGATCTCAAGACTAATGGCTTGTGGCAATGAGGGTTCTTCTATGCCGATTATGGCTATCCAATGCGATAGGGCGTCGTCCTCATCCGATTCGTCGGGCGTCATGACCGTACGTACAGTAAGGGTGCAGTGCTCGGGAGAGGACCATGTTGCGAACTCAAGGGTATCTTCAGTATCGGCCGGAAGCGACCACGGCAATGTGTCTGCATATAACGTATCGCCGTACTTCCACGCCTCGGCTATGACAAGGAAGGTGTCAGCAGCCTTACGGCCAAAGTTCTTAATGCGGGCTTTTGGGGTTAGCGGTACGCCCGGGGCTAGACCTTGCGGGCTGAGTATTTCCTTGACACCAACATCATAGTCCGCGTAGCCGGTAAGCCGGATGTCGTCAAGATATACCTTTTGGCACCACCAAGTGTTTTCGAATTGCATGGCAAAGTTGCGGAGTACGAATTTGTTAACTTCCCGCGTACCCGAAATTCCTTTAATGCCGTTGAAGTCATCATAAACGTCTCTTGAAAAGGTTTTCCACTTGTTCAGCTCAACCTTTTCTTTAATAACCTTGAGATATGTCAAATCATCTGGGTATTCGAAGGGATAAGCATAATATAGCTGGTACCGCATATCCAGTGTTGGGCCGATTTCCGGAATCGAAAGCAGGTTTACAGAGAAGGTTGAATGTTTTAACGAATCAACGTCGCACGAGTCGAAATAAAATACCGTTAGCGAATCCAAATCCGCCAAAAGCTTAGTAACTACAAACTCCTGATAGATAATCGCCGAATCCCTTACATCATTAAAAACACCATCAGGGGCATTTCGAGTGTCAAACCATGCAGAATACCTGCCTTCGTGAACAAGTAATGTGTCCTCTAACATGAACTTCGCGCAGCTTATTAATCCATCGGTTGCGCCTGTCTCAGCGGTCCACGCGCTTACGTTGCTCTCGAAGTCGTGAGACTTGATAAGGTTGACGCGCTCAAGAGCGAAGAGGTCTAAGTAAATCAAAATACAAAGCAAGGCAATAATTTTCTCAGTATGTCTTTTCACTTTTTTCCTCCAAGTGACCTATCTTGGTTTGGGTACAAAATCCGGGTAATCGGCTGGTGAATCTGCGCTCGCGGTTATTGTCCCGTCCTTTGATACCACCAAAAAGCAGGCCGGACTTTTCAGGATTGGTTCAATTCTTTTGTAATCTATATTAGTAAGTATCGGGTAGTCCCAATCAATCTGTGCAAGTTTTGCTACAATGCCCAGTTCTTCTGGAAAAGGGTGACTAAATACAAGCGTCAAATCAAACCCAGGTTTATCATTGACATAATCACGGGCTGCATTGAAAACATTGTAAAGCGCACATTCTTGTGGGGAACTGAATACTATAATATGATCCTTGTCACGTGTAAGCATGTCTTTAAGCGAATACTCAATACTATCGGATGAAATCAAACGGACGGAATCAATTGTGTTGCAGTATCCCTTTGGTTTCAATTTCTCCCTGTCGCACGGCTTGCAGGTGTCAGAGTTAGAAGTATCAGGTACAACCTTGTGAATGCCTTTAAGCTGTTCGGCTGTGAGCATCTTTGTGCTCCATCCAAGTTCTCTTTCTTCCCGAAAATTGGGCGTCACAATCTCATATTTCCCAACGACAATTGATGTATCATCCTTACTTTCAAGTAAGTATATTCCTGATGTGTCGGCAAACAGGAACTCTTTATCGGCTGAAGCATAGCCAAGGTACTTGATCTCCTTATCCGAATACGAGTAAAGATCAAGATTGAATATTGGGTAGAGCACTCTAGGGACTACTAAACGATTATTGGATAACTCATAAACTGGATATGAATGCGTCCAGGTCTTGAACCACTCCTCGGCTTCACCGCTGATGCATCCACTGGAATCGTATTTAAACCATACTTTGTCAAAATCAACAGCATCAAGAAATGACCTAAAATGATCAGGAATAGTCCTTTCGACTAACAATATTCCATCTTTAGTTAAAAGATGGATATCAGGACTAATGCTTAAATTGAATACCACTTCTCCAGTTGATATTATATTAACAAGCGGATCAATAAATGTTCCTGCAAAAGGCCCTTTTTTTTCGGCCTTAGAATACAGCTTTTCGCACAACTGGTAAGATTTCAATTGTACGTCGGTTTCATTGAGTTCAACAATGGAAACAACTGGATAGTTTGTCTGGATGTTTCTTGAAGCAATCGCTAATGTGTTATGATCGTATACGACATCGGAAATACCGCTTGATGACAAAGAAAGAGGCATAAGAAGACTAGAGGCATAATTACCGTTACGATCAAAGATATTTAAACGTTTCGAAATATCATAACAACCAAACCTTGATTTCGCATCTCTATATAAAGTGTATGGGACAGTGATTGAACCAGGCCTTGATATTCTTTCCGCACTGCCGGTTGGAATTGGAAGTGTTCTTTTGAGTTCTCCATCTGAAGAAAAAAAATACCCCATCCATAATTTTTGGGCTCCACCGACTTCAATCCAAAAGATTTCGCCAGATGGTATTCGAGCAAAGAGTGGGCGTATCTGCAACCCCTTCAATACGGGAGGACCTACAGTTTTAGGGCGATATAGATTGAATTCACATCTTTTAACCAGATTTAAATGGCTAAAGTCAGATGATGCGATACTTAAAAGAAATTGAATCTGAAGTATTGCTATAAGTATTTTCATCTTTTTTTAATCTCCTGGATTACAAAAGATTGTGGGAGGATACCTCCCACAATCTTTAATTGTTGGTTTTAATCTAAATACCAGGACAGCCTGACGCAGCCCAAACATCAAGAGCGCTTTTCAAGTAACTCAGTATGTATCCACCCGAACTTTGCACCGAATATATTTTATTCATAGGATCAATGATTCCGGCTTTGAAGTAGATGCTTAAATCATCTTCACCTATATAGGCAGGATTATTTCGTAAGAAACTATACAGCAATTCAGGTGTGCAAGGCCCAGGTGTCCACGGATAAGGTCCTGGAACAAGAGAACAATAACAAGAGCCGGCACCTCGGGGGCAATCTTCACAACCCGAAGTGAGTTTGTTTTGATTGCCTGGCCCCTGGGCACCATCATATATGGCATACGTAACCATAGGAAATAGCATCAAACCTAGCACCATCGCTATGCCTATTATCGTCGCTATCGTTCCTTTTTTCATGATTTTTTTCTCCTTTTCATTACCCCCCCCCCCCCGTTTATATTACAGGGGGGAGTTTGGTTTTCCCTCCTCGTTCGGAAAACCTCTTTTCCTGTTGCTTCGCTAAACTCACCTTAAAATTACGCATTTTTTGAAAAATGTCAATACTTGCATTAATAGTATCATTTTTTACAGAAGTATTTTGTTGGAGTTGAGCAAGGTTCATTTAAGAGGTTGACAGCTTTCCTCTTTTGGGTTACTTCAGCGCCGAGACCTTGACAAACCCTTTTAATTTATTAGTATGTGTTTATAGGTAAGATGGGATATGGCGTAATAAATAAGTTAGCGAGTTGTTTCATTTGCTGGAGGACTTAAATTGAATGCCCTTGAAAAAAAGGCGGAGAGGCGTCTGGTTACCGTATTATTTGCGGACCTCTCGAACTTCACAAGCCTTTGCCACGAGATTGACCCAGAGGAAAGCGTCAAGATAGCGAACATCGCCTTCGAGCGCATCAATAAGGTAGTCTCGGCAAACGGCGGCATGATTCACAAGTACGAGGGCGACGCCGTTATGTGTCTCTACGGATTCCCTGTTTCCCACGAGGACGCGCCCGAACGGGCGGTAAAGACCGGTCTCGAGCTTTTAGGAATAATGCCCGATATAAATGAATCCGTTCACAGCCAGACCGGCATCAAGTCAGGACTCGACCTTCACGTGGGCATACATTCGGGTCCTGTTGTCGTGAGCGAGGTGGGTTCCAACGAAAAGAAGGAATACACCGTGATGGGCAACACGGTGAACCTTGCATCCCGTCTCAAGGACGCGGCGCATGCAGGAACCGTGCTCGTCTCGACATCCGTCTACCGCACAACGCGATACCTAATCGAATATCAGGACGAGGGCATGCAGACTCTCAAGGGCATTGATACTCAGGTGAAGCTCTACCGACCGGTAAAGCTCAGGGAAAAGCCGGAACCAAAGCGGGGGATAAGGGGTCTTCACTCGCCGCTCGTAGGCAGGGATTCAGAGTTCGAGGCTATAAAGGAAAAGATTCGCGGCCTCGAACAAGGCTCGAGCGGCGTATCGTTCATCACGGGCGATGCGGGAATAGGCAAATCCCGGATATGGCAGGAGATAAAGGATTTCATTGAATACGAGGACGTGGGCGTTCGGATACTCGAGGGGCAGTGCATTTACCACGGCGAACACCTTGCCTACTGGCCCGTTCTGCAGATACTGGACCAGATTTTTGCAATAACGGACAAGGACAACCCTGACGCCATCAAGGCTAAGATAACGGAAAAGGTGTCCGGACTGCTTCCCCAGAACTGGAAGGACATTGCGCCCTACGTCGGCCAGCTTTTCTCGCTCAAGTTCTCGGACGAACTCGACGAGAAGATCCGCTATCTTTCGCCCCGCGACCTTCAGCTGAAGATTCTCGGCAGCATAACGACCCTTCTTGAGGCAATGGCGGAACAAATCCCCGTACTCCTTGCCATAGAAGACTATCATTGGATTGACCCGGCGTCGCTTGCTTTCATAAGATTCGCTTTCGGCTCCCGGGACACGCGAAACGTGATGCTTCTGTGCCTGTCGCGCGACGGGATGGACGAGGAGTTCCAGAAGGTCAAGGAGGAGCTCAGAACAAAGTCCCAGGAATCGTTTACGGAGATAAAGCTCAACCCCCTGGACCGCTACTCCTCGCTTGAGCTGACGTACAATCTTTTAGAGATACCCGGATTCTCGAAGGACTTCAAGAACAAGGTGCTCGCAAAGGCGGAGGGCAACCCGTTCTTCCTGGAGGAGATAATCAACTCGCTCATTGATTCGGGCGTTATCGTCTTCGAGGACGGCATGTGGCTGCAGCAAAAGAAGCTCGAAGAGATAAAGATTCCGGATACCATCCAACTCGTAATAGCCTCAAGGCTTGACAGGCTCGAGGAGAATCTCAGGAGCGTTCTGCAGATGGCTTCAGTCATCGGCCGCACGTTCTACAAGAGCATTCTAGCAGAGATTCACGAGGACAAGAAGCGCCTCATCGGCTACCTCGAGACGCTCGAGGAGTACAAGTTCATACTGCATCTCTTGTCGTCCGGTCAATCCGCAGAAGACGTCGAATACATGTTCAAGCATCCCTTGATTCAGCAGGTTACTTACACGAGCCTTCTCAAGGCGAAGCGCAGGAAGCTTCACAAGCTTGTTGCCGAGTCCATGGAGCTTTTGTACAAGGACAGGATAGAGGATTTCGTGGAGCTTATTGCCCAGCAGTACGCCTCAAGCGACGACTTCGATAAGGCCGTCGAATGGCTGCTGCGCGCGGGCAAGAAGGCGAAATCGAACTACGCGAACGAAAACGCGCTTGAGTATTACCGCAGCATAGTTTCCATAATTACCGAGAATGCAATCAGCAACCCTCAAGCGCTAATTGCCTCTTACGAATCTATGGCTGATATCTGCAAGAACACGGGCCGCAACGCCGAATCTATAGAGAATTACACCAAGATATTCGATATAACGGAGGACGGACTCATCAGGGCGAGAATCACGAGGAAGATAGCGGATACCTACCAGAAGCAAAGCATGTACGCCGAGGCGCTAGAGCATCTCGAAAAGAGCGGCGAAATACTGGACGAGGTGAAGCGAAACATCCACTCGCTGGAGCGCAAGGACGATTACTTCCTTGAACGCTACACACTTTACCATCACATCGCATGGGTGAACTATCTGAAGGGCGATTTCGCCGAGGCGAAAGCTTACTCCGACAAATCGTTCGGGGAGATAGAAAAAGTGGAAGACAGGAAGGAGAAGAGCATTGCCATGGCGAGCGCCCTAAACGTTCAGGCTGCGGTCATGTGCAGGACAGGAGAAACCGAGCAATCGTACGAATGCTATATGAAGGCGGAGAAGATTTTCGAGGAGGAGGGGGACCTTTCCGGTCTCGGCACTATCTACAACAACTGCGTCAACTACTTCGCAGAGAAGGGCGACTACATAAGCTGCATAAGGTATCTCGAAAAATCCATCGAGATAGCAACCAAGACCGGCAACGCGCTCGGAGAGGCAATATCGAGCTTCAACCTCGGGCACGAATACCTCAATCTAGGCAACTACGTGATGGCAAGGGATTATCTCGAGCGTTACCAGAAGCTCAACAAGCTCATTAATAACCGTCTTGGCGAGGGCTGGGCCGCGGAAACATATGCAAGGTTCTATGAAGAGCAGGGCATGAAGGATAAGGCAATGGAATCGGCAAATCTGGCCATAGAGATATTCCGCGAGGTGAAGAGCGAGATAAAGGAGATGGGCGCGAAGCTTACTAAGGCAGATCTCTTGACAGAGTCGGGAGCCTACGAGGAAGCGCAGGTGCTGCTCTGCCAGGTCGAGGAGTATGCGAGGAAGAACTCGGTAACGGACTATATTGTCGCAGTCCACATCTCCCGCGGCGCCATCCTCGAACGCAAGGACCCAGAGGCGGCGCTTGCGGAGTATCATAAAGCACTTGATCTCGTAAAGAGGATAGGCTGGGTTTCAGGTCTGTCTGAGATATACTTCAATATCGGCAGGATGATGGAATCCATGAACAAGGAGGGGTACTCCGAGTATTACGAGAATGCGAAAAAAACACTCAGGGAAACGGCCGAGAAGATTACGGACGAGGATTTAAGGCATTCGTTTCTGAACAAGCCTTTTAATAAGAGGATAATGTCCGCATAGATAAAAAGATCTCCTGGAATTAATCAGCCGAACAGGTCTTGTTTGTTGGAGTCGCGAGTAAAAAAATATCGATATTACTGATCAGGCTCTATTAAAAAACTGCTGGTTTTAAAAGAATGCTCAAGCGAGAGGGGTAAAAAAAACCCGATAAATTAGTCGGCTTTGCGTCTCTGGGGCGCTTTCTTGAAGCGGGGGTGCTTGCCTTCGAGAATTGTATCCTCGTCGATAATGCATTCTACACAGCCTTCAGACTTGCGCTCGGGCAGCTCGAACATGATGTCGAGCATGGTCTGCTCCATTATCGAACGCAGTCCGCGTGCTCCTGAGCCGCGTTCGTATGCTCGCCGGGCTACAGCTCCGAGCGCGGATTGTGTGAACGAAAGCTTTATGCCTTCCATCTGGAAGTAATGCTCGTACTGAGTGAGAACAGCGTTGCGTGGCTCGGTAAGGATGCGGACGAGCGACGGTTCATCCAGAGAAGTCAGGGATACAATGACCGGTATGCGGCCCACGAGTTCTGGAATCAGACCGTAGTGAACGAGGTCCTCCGGCTCAACGCGCGCGAGAATCTCGTCGTCGGAATAGTGCTCGACCCTGTCGCGTTCGATTCCAAAGCCTATGGCAACCTTGCGTAGTCTTGACCGTAT containing:
- a CDS encoding tetratricopeptide repeat protein — protein: MNALEKKAERRLVTVLFADLSNFTSLCHEIDPEESVKIANIAFERINKVVSANGGMIHKYEGDAVMCLYGFPVSHEDAPERAVKTGLELLGIMPDINESVHSQTGIKSGLDLHVGIHSGPVVVSEVGSNEKKEYTVMGNTVNLASRLKDAAHAGTVLVSTSVYRTTRYLIEYQDEGMQTLKGIDTQVKLYRPVKLREKPEPKRGIRGLHSPLVGRDSEFEAIKEKIRGLEQGSSGVSFITGDAGIGKSRIWQEIKDFIEYEDVGVRILEGQCIYHGEHLAYWPVLQILDQIFAITDKDNPDAIKAKITEKVSGLLPQNWKDIAPYVGQLFSLKFSDELDEKIRYLSPRDLQLKILGSITTLLEAMAEQIPVLLAIEDYHWIDPASLAFIRFAFGSRDTRNVMLLCLSRDGMDEEFQKVKEELRTKSQESFTEIKLNPLDRYSSLELTYNLLEIPGFSKDFKNKVLAKAEGNPFFLEEIINSLIDSGVIVFEDGMWLQQKKLEEIKIPDTIQLVIASRLDRLEENLRSVLQMASVIGRTFYKSILAEIHEDKKRLIGYLETLEEYKFILHLLSSGQSAEDVEYMFKHPLIQQVTYTSLLKAKRRKLHKLVAESMELLYKDRIEDFVELIAQQYASSDDFDKAVEWLLRAGKKAKSNYANENALEYYRSIVSIITENAISNPQALIASYESMADICKNTGRNAESIENYTKIFDITEDGLIRARITRKIADTYQKQSMYAEALEHLEKSGEILDEVKRNIHSLERKDDYFLERYTLYHHIAWVNYLKGDFAEAKAYSDKSFGEIEKVEDRKEKSIAMASALNVQAAVMCRTGETEQSYECYMKAEKIFEEEGDLSGLGTIYNNCVNYFAEKGDYISCIRYLEKSIEIATKTGNALGEAISSFNLGHEYLNLGNYVMARDYLERYQKLNKLINNRLGEGWAAETYARFYEEQGMKDKAMESANLAIEIFREVKSEIKEMGAKLTKADLLTESGAYEEAQVLLCQVEEYARKNSVTDYIVAVHISRGAILERKDPEAALAEYHKALDLVKRIGWVSGLSEIYFNIGRMMESMNKEGYSEYYENAKKTLRETAEKITDEDLRHSFLNKPFNKRIMSA
- a CDS encoding T9SS type A sorting domain-containing protein, giving the protein MKRHTEKIIALLCILIYLDLFALERVNLIKSHDFESNVSAWTAETGATDGLISCAKFMLEDTLLVHEGRYSAWFDTRNAPDGVFNDVRDSAIIYQEFVVTKLLADLDSLTVFYFDSCDVDSLKHSTFSVNLLSIPEIGPTLDMRYQLYYAYPFEYPDDLTYLKVIKEKVELNKWKTFSRDVYDDFNGIKGISGTREVNKFVLRNFAMQFENTWWCQKVYLDDIRLTGYADYDVGVKEILSPQGLAPGVPLTPKARIKNFGRKAADTFLVIAEAWKYGDTLYADTLPWSLPADTEDTLEFATWSSPEHCTLTVRTVMTPDESDEDDALSHWIAIIGIEEPSLPQAISLEIEELLRPPSSLIVSYSIPNSGQGTISLFDPAGRRIESYRVQGEGQVAMKSSFSSGVYFIKLAAGKASIIRKVVVLR